A single Silvibacterium dinghuense DNA region contains:
- a CDS encoding ComEC/Rec2 family competence protein: MPAFSQTGSPLQMYFIDVEGGQSTLLVTPEHGSLLIDTGWPDNAGRDADRIVAAAKDAGITRIDTVLLTHYHVDHTGGVPQLVAKIPVGTFIYHGPNRETGDKPTVDAATAFEKVLATGKYKTIIPKPGDLLPIPGLKVQVISADGQLIAQPLPGAGAANAYCAQSEIRPPDQTENARSLGVEMTYGKTRILDLGDLTWDKERALMCPANRLGHVDLLVVSHHGWYQSSSPALVYAITPRVAIMDNGAKKGGSTPTLQTIKKTPGLEALWQLHYSEEGGAANNVDAARIANLPGTDTGYFLKASIYRNGEIDVLNARTSAVVKYPK, from the coding sequence GTGCCTGCCTTTTCGCAGACGGGCTCGCCCCTGCAAATGTACTTCATTGACGTAGAGGGTGGGCAGTCCACTCTGCTGGTAACGCCGGAGCATGGATCTCTGCTGATCGATACCGGCTGGCCGGACAATGCCGGGCGCGACGCGGACCGCATCGTGGCAGCCGCGAAGGACGCGGGAATCACGCGCATCGACACCGTGCTGCTGACGCACTATCACGTGGACCACACCGGCGGCGTGCCGCAACTGGTCGCAAAGATTCCGGTGGGAACGTTCATTTACCACGGCCCGAATCGCGAAACCGGGGATAAACCCACGGTGGACGCAGCCACGGCCTTCGAGAAGGTGCTGGCGACAGGAAAATACAAGACGATCATTCCGAAGCCTGGCGATCTACTCCCAATCCCGGGGCTCAAGGTGCAGGTGATCAGTGCGGACGGCCAGCTGATTGCGCAGCCCCTGCCGGGTGCAGGCGCGGCGAATGCCTACTGCGCGCAGTCGGAGATTCGTCCACCCGATCAGACGGAGAATGCGCGGTCGCTGGGCGTCGAGATGACCTACGGGAAGACGCGCATCCTCGATCTGGGCGACCTGACGTGGGACAAAGAGCGCGCGCTGATGTGTCCGGCGAACCGGCTGGGGCATGTGGATCTGCTGGTGGTCTCGCACCACGGCTGGTACCAGAGCAGCAGCCCGGCACTGGTCTATGCCATCACGCCGCGCGTGGCGATCATGGACAACGGCGCGAAGAAAGGCGGATCGACGCCGACCCTGCAGACGATCAAGAAGACGCCGGGACTCGAGGCGCTGTGGCAGCTGCATTACTCGGAAGAGGGCGGCGCGGCGAACAATGTGGATGCTGCGCGGATCGCGAACCTCCCGGGAACGGACACGGGATATTTTCTGAAGGCATCGATCTATCGGAATGGAGAGATCGATGTGCTCAATGCAAGGACGAGCGCAGTGGTGAAGTATCCGAAATGA
- a CDS encoding alpha-galactosidase — MKSFASAVLAAAALAGFTAHAQDAVTYDAATKVFRIDGGQVTYAFGVNDLDELQPVYWGAKLVTGDPLPAAHTNEGHASFDLPTSTTPQEFAGWGAGLYLEPALKITFPDGNRDLVLHYVSHTIEGSTLTVRLKDIEREVFVDVRYAMDPATGVLGRSAVIENKTTTPLVIEQAAAATWTLPQGTNYTLDTMTGRWAGEDALHTEPLHQGERVLESRRGSTGHQNDPWFAIERAHTNDQDAGDVWFGALAWSGSWRITIEQDLLNQVRVTGGYNPFDFGYKLAPGESLATPVFYGGYTHDGIGGASRLLHRFELTQILPQRPHPKPRPVIYNSWEATEFNVSEAAQEALAEKAASIGVERFVVDDGWFGQRKTDHAGLGDWYVNKDKFPNGLKPLIDKVHALGMDFGLWVEPEMVNPDSDLYRKHPDWVLNFTGRPRTEGRNQLVLNLARPDVRAYVFGFLDKLLTGNDIAFLKWDYNRNWSEPGWPAVAADEQKQVYVKYTENLYGILKELREKHPNVEIESCSGGGGRVDLGILRYTDEVWPSDNTDPYDRLLIQDGFTYAYTPGVMMAWVTDSPGWMNRRTTTVEYRFLSSMQGGLGVGANLNHWGPEDFATAKHLIAEYKQVRETVQHGDLYRLVSPQTNGEQSGSEQSVTESVSPDKSQAAVFAFLHSSTQGYPYPLLYLRGLDPHAQYRLHWMTGKPGGQLPEVASGQYWMSAGLALNLIGDFQATAFRLDKVQ; from the coding sequence ATGAAATCGTTTGCATCTGCGGTACTGGCCGCTGCTGCCCTCGCCGGCTTCACCGCGCACGCGCAGGATGCCGTCACCTATGACGCAGCTACGAAGGTCTTCCGCATCGATGGCGGCCAGGTCACCTATGCCTTCGGCGTCAACGATCTCGACGAGCTCCAGCCTGTCTACTGGGGCGCGAAGCTCGTCACGGGTGACCCTCTGCCCGCCGCGCACACCAACGAAGGCCATGCCTCCTTCGATCTGCCCACCAGCACCACGCCGCAGGAGTTCGCCGGCTGGGGCGCCGGTCTCTATCTCGAGCCCGCGCTCAAGATCACCTTCCCTGACGGCAATCGCGACCTCGTCCTGCACTACGTATCGCACACGATCGAAGGCAGCACGCTCACGGTGCGCCTCAAGGATATCGAGCGCGAGGTCTTTGTCGACGTGCGCTATGCGATGGACCCCGCAACCGGCGTTCTTGGCCGCTCGGCCGTCATCGAGAACAAGACCACGACACCGTTGGTGATCGAGCAGGCCGCCGCGGCGACCTGGACGCTGCCGCAAGGCACCAACTATACCCTCGACACGATGACCGGCCGCTGGGCCGGTGAGGATGCGCTGCACACCGAACCTCTGCATCAGGGCGAGCGCGTGCTGGAGTCGCGCCGCGGCTCTACCGGACATCAGAACGATCCGTGGTTTGCCATCGAGCGCGCCCACACGAACGATCAGGATGCCGGCGATGTCTGGTTCGGAGCCCTGGCCTGGAGCGGTTCCTGGCGCATCACCATCGAGCAGGATCTGCTCAACCAGGTGCGCGTCACCGGCGGCTACAATCCGTTCGATTTCGGTTACAAATTAGCTCCCGGCGAGTCGCTCGCGACGCCCGTCTTCTACGGCGGCTACACCCATGACGGTATCGGCGGCGCATCGCGCCTGCTGCATCGCTTCGAGCTGACGCAGATCCTGCCCCAGCGTCCGCATCCCAAGCCTCGCCCGGTAATCTACAACTCGTGGGAGGCAACCGAGTTCAATGTGTCCGAAGCCGCGCAGGAAGCACTCGCCGAGAAGGCTGCTTCGATCGGCGTCGAGCGCTTCGTCGTCGATGACGGCTGGTTCGGCCAGCGCAAGACCGACCACGCGGGCCTCGGCGACTGGTATGTGAACAAGGACAAGTTTCCCAACGGCCTCAAGCCGCTCATCGACAAGGTGCACGCGCTCGGCATGGACTTCGGCCTCTGGGTCGAGCCCGAGATGGTGAACCCCGACAGCGATCTTTATCGCAAGCATCCCGACTGGGTGCTGAACTTCACCGGCCGCCCGCGCACCGAGGGCCGCAATCAGCTCGTCCTCAATTTGGCTCGCCCCGATGTGCGCGCCTACGTCTTCGGCTTCTTAGACAAGCTCCTTACCGGGAACGACATCGCCTTCCTCAAGTGGGATTACAACCGCAACTGGTCCGAGCCCGGCTGGCCTGCCGTTGCTGCCGACGAACAGAAGCAGGTCTACGTGAAGTACACCGAGAACCTCTACGGCATCCTCAAGGAGCTGCGCGAGAAGCATCCCAACGTTGAGATCGAGTCCTGCTCCGGCGGCGGAGGCCGTGTCGATCTCGGCATCCTGCGCTACACCGACGAGGTCTGGCCCTCGGATAACACCGATCCTTACGACCGCCTCCTGATCCAGGACGGCTTCACCTACGCCTACACTCCCGGCGTCATGATGGCCTGGGTCACCGACTCGCCCGGCTGGATGAATCGCCGCACCACCACGGTGGAGTATCGCTTCCTTTCCTCGATGCAGGGCGGTCTCGGTGTCGGCGCGAATCTCAACCACTGGGGCCCCGAGGATTTCGCCACCGCGAAGCACCTCATCGCCGAGTACAAGCAGGTGCGTGAGACCGTGCAGCATGGCGATCTCTACCGCCTCGTCTCGCCCCAAACAAACGGAGAACAGTCTGGCAGCGAGCAGTCGGTGACGGAATCCGTCTCGCCGGACAAGTCGCAGGCCGCCGTCTTCGCCTTCCTGCATTCCAGCACGCAGGGCTATCCGTATCCGCTGCTCTATCTCCGCGGACTCGATCCCCACGCGCAGTACCGCCTGCACTGGATGACCGGGAAGCCCGGTGGCCAGCTGCCTGAAGTCGCCAGCGGCCAGTACTGGATGAGCGCCGGTCTCGCCCTGAACCTCATCGGCGACTTCCAGGCCACGGCCTTCCGTCTCGATAAAGTGCAGTGA